From a region of the Pseudomonadaceae bacterium SI-3 genome:
- a CDS encoding aminotransferase, producing the protein MLISKLPNVGTTIFTTMSQLAAETGALNLSQGFPDFDGPDALREAVARHVMEGHNQYAPMTGLPALREQVALKVSSLYGRQVSAEGEVTVTPGATQAIFCAIHAVIRPGDEVIVFDPCYDSYEPAVELAGGVCVHQTLSLPDFAIDWQKLAEAITPRTRLIVLNTPHNPSGALIEMADLDRLAGLIRDRDIYLLSDEVYEHLVFDGREHASVLRHAELYQRAFVISSFGKTYHVTGWKTGYVVAPAELSNELRKVHQYVSFTGVTPLQWALADFMAAHPEHLAALPAFYQAKRDLFCDLLANSRFRFTRAAGTYFQLADYSAIRPDLDDVAMAEWLTREHGVASIPISVFYQTPPAESRLVRFCFAKREETLRQAAERLCAI; encoded by the coding sequence ATGCTCATCAGTAAGTTGCCCAATGTCGGCACCACCATTTTCACCACCATGTCGCAGCTGGCGGCTGAAACCGGCGCGTTAAACTTGTCGCAGGGATTTCCCGACTTCGATGGGCCTGATGCGCTGCGCGAAGCGGTTGCCCGTCATGTGATGGAAGGGCACAACCAATACGCGCCAATGACCGGCTTACCGGCACTGCGCGAGCAGGTGGCACTTAAGGTCAGCTCGCTATATGGCCGTCAGGTCAGCGCCGAGGGCGAGGTAACGGTCACGCCCGGGGCGACGCAAGCAATCTTCTGTGCGATTCACGCGGTCATCCGTCCAGGCGATGAAGTCATCGTTTTCGACCCCTGCTATGACAGCTACGAACCTGCCGTGGAACTCGCCGGCGGCGTCTGTGTGCATCAGACGCTGAGCCTGCCGGACTTTGCCATCGACTGGCAGAAGCTCGCCGAGGCGATTACCCCACGCACCCGACTGATCGTGTTGAACACGCCGCACAATCCCAGTGGCGCCTTGATCGAAATGGCTGATCTGGATCGCCTGGCGGGGCTGATCCGCGACCGCGACATCTATCTGCTCAGCGACGAAGTCTACGAGCACTTGGTTTTTGACGGTCGGGAGCACGCCAGTGTGTTGCGTCATGCTGAGCTGTATCAGCGCGCCTTCGTCATCAGCTCTTTCGGCAAGACCTACCACGTCACCGGCTGGAAGACTGGATACGTAGTTGCGCCCGCCGAGCTCAGCAACGAGCTGCGCAAGGTGCATCAATACGTCAGCTTTACCGGCGTAACCCCGTTGCAGTGGGCGCTTGCCGATTTCATGGCGGCGCATCCCGAGCATCTGGCGGCACTGCCTGCGTTCTACCAGGCCAAGCGTGATCTGTTCTGCGATCTGCTGGCCAACTCGCGCTTCCGCTTCACGCGCGCCGCGGGCACCTATTTCCAATTGGCCGATTATTCCGCGATTCGCCCGGATCTCGACGACGTAGCCATGGCGGAATGGCTGACCCGTGAACACGGTGTGGCCAGTATTCCGATTTCGGTGTTCTACCAAACGCCTCCTGCAGAGTCGCGGCTCGTCCGCTTCTGCTTCGCCAAACGAGAGGAGACGCTGCGCCAAGCAGCAGAACGACTATGCGCGATCTGA
- a CDS encoding TonB-dependent copper receptor — MSRITPVRAVASRLPVNLSLHPLRLRWQLAHLALLSALAGQGMAAEANPESTIQLTPMIITGVAQQSPLKVVTDPKIPRQPMPASEGADYLKTIPGFSAVRNGGVNGDPVFRGMFGSRLKLLSNGGEMLGACPNRMDSPSSYISPDTFDKLTVIKGPQTVLWGPGASAATVLFEREPEQFSEPDYRLNASLLTGSNGRFDRNLDAAAGSTQGYARLMANSSQADDYADGDGDTVPSRYDKWNTDVALGWTPDADTLVELTAGRGDGFARYAGRGMDGSQFQRESLGLRFEKTNIGETFYGLEAQVYYNYADHVMDNYSLRDFVPTMMMTQPTLSRVDRRTLGGRLVGTWQWSDVALKAGIDAQRSEHRKVMNPTGAVNQMVAAAGSDALPWVPDAVLHSYGLFGELTWQLSEREKVISGLRLDLHEATDERAFFNSHHPTLKNMMGMPVSEDWTNPTAGDTRRDTLYSGFMRYEKELASMPVTGYAGLGHAERFPDYWELFVSNPGPVGSVQPFDSVRPEKTTQLDIGLQYADGLLQAWVSAYAGLVEDYILFSYVPGVMPSMLRAEVSNIDAAIAGGEMGASYRFTRNWKGDASLAYAWGKNRSDDRAMPQIPPLEGRFGLTYERDDWSTSGLWRVVASQGRVAKNQGTVVGKDFDESAGFGVLAVNGAYRLDQHFKLSAGVDNLLDKAYSEHLNLAGSAGFADYGLDATRRVNEPGRTYWARVDMSF; from the coding sequence ATGTCCAGAATCACCCCTGTGCGGGCGGTAGCCTCGCGTCTGCCCGTCAACCTTTCCCTGCATCCTTTGCGCTTGCGTTGGCAGTTGGCTCACCTCGCGCTGTTAAGCGCCTTGGCGGGCCAAGGCATGGCCGCTGAAGCCAACCCCGAATCGACCATCCAGCTCACGCCCATGATCATTACCGGCGTGGCGCAGCAATCCCCGCTTAAAGTGGTCACCGATCCCAAGATCCCGCGCCAGCCAATGCCGGCCAGCGAAGGCGCGGATTATCTGAAGACCATTCCGGGCTTCTCCGCGGTGCGCAACGGTGGAGTAAACGGCGATCCGGTGTTCCGCGGTATGTTCGGCTCTCGGTTGAAACTGCTCAGCAATGGCGGCGAAATGCTTGGTGCGTGTCCGAACCGCATGGATTCGCCGAGCTCCTATATCAGCCCGGACACTTTCGACAAGCTAACCGTCATCAAAGGGCCGCAAACCGTGCTCTGGGGGCCCGGCGCTTCGGCGGCCACGGTGCTTTTCGAGCGCGAGCCGGAGCAGTTCAGCGAACCCGACTACCGCCTCAACGCCAGTCTGCTGACCGGCTCTAACGGTCGCTTCGACCGCAACTTGGACGCCGCCGCCGGTAGCACACAGGGCTACGCGCGGCTGATGGCCAACAGCTCGCAGGCTGACGACTACGCGGACGGCGATGGCGATACCGTGCCGTCGCGCTATGACAAGTGGAACACCGATGTCGCGCTCGGCTGGACGCCGGATGCGGACACCTTGGTCGAGCTGACCGCAGGCCGTGGCGACGGCTTCGCCCGCTACGCTGGACGGGGCATGGATGGCAGCCAGTTCCAGCGTGAAAGTCTCGGGCTGCGCTTCGAGAAGACCAATATCGGCGAGACGTTCTACGGGCTGGAGGCGCAGGTCTATTACAACTACGCCGACCACGTCATGGACAACTACAGCCTGCGCGACTTCGTTCCGACAATGATGATGACCCAGCCGACCCTGTCGCGGGTCGACCGCCGCACGCTCGGTGGCCGACTGGTCGGCACCTGGCAATGGTCAGATGTCGCCTTGAAGGCCGGCATTGATGCGCAGCGCAGCGAGCATCGCAAGGTCATGAACCCGACCGGTGCAGTCAATCAGATGGTGGCGGCGGCGGGTAGCGACGCGCTGCCCTGGGTGCCGGATGCCGTCCTGCACAGCTACGGCCTGTTTGGCGAGCTGACCTGGCAGCTCAGCGAACGCGAGAAAGTCATCAGCGGTCTGCGGCTGGATCTGCACGAGGCGACCGATGAGCGAGCATTCTTCAACAGCCATCACCCGACGCTGAAGAACATGATGGGCATGCCGGTCAGTGAGGATTGGACCAATCCGACGGCAGGGGATACCCGGCGTGACACGCTCTACAGCGGCTTCATGCGCTATGAAAAAGAGCTCGCCAGCATGCCGGTCACCGGGTACGCCGGCCTCGGTCATGCCGAACGGTTCCCTGATTACTGGGAGCTGTTCGTCTCCAACCCCGGTCCGGTCGGTAGCGTGCAGCCGTTCGATTCTGTGCGGCCGGAGAAGACCACGCAGCTGGATATCGGCCTGCAGTACGCCGATGGCCTGCTGCAAGCCTGGGTCTCCGCGTACGCCGGCTTGGTCGAAGACTACATCCTGTTCAGCTATGTGCCCGGCGTGATGCCCAGCATGCTCCGCGCGGAGGTAAGCAACATTGACGCCGCCATTGCCGGTGGCGAGATGGGCGCAAGCTACCGGTTCACCCGCAACTGGAAAGGCGATGCGAGCCTTGCCTACGCATGGGGAAAGAACCGCAGCGATGACCGTGCCATGCCGCAGATCCCGCCGCTGGAGGGGCGGTTTGGCCTGACCTACGAGCGTGACGACTGGAGCACCAGTGGCCTCTGGCGAGTGGTCGCGTCGCAGGGCCGGGTTGCAAAAAACCAGGGCACCGTCGTCGGCAAGGACTTCGACGAGAGTGCCGGCTTTGGCGTGCTGGCGGTCAACGGTGCCTATCGTTTGGATCAGCACTTCAAGTTAAGCGCGGGAGTGGACAATCTGTTGGACAAAGCCTACAGCGAGCACCTCAACCTGGCCGGCAGCGCGGGCTTCGCCGACTACGGGCTCGACGCAACCCGTCGTGTCAACGAGCCGGGCCGCACCTATTGGGCGCGGGTCGACATGAGCTTCTGA
- a CDS encoding DUF2946 domain-containing protein, producing MRRKGQFTAGLWLGLFAMLMIHVGPLYSASQLKAAHPDAAAPIAHQHHHHDAKGHPSAVHSPSRSDSQPAWLASLDLCGYCELLTLSPPLVLAFAPALPYFPPVYARLIPQQPLPAMPRLTGGYARAPPVFHC from the coding sequence GTGAGACGCAAAGGACAGTTCACAGCGGGTCTCTGGCTTGGCCTTTTTGCCATGCTGATGATCCATGTGGGACCGCTCTATTCAGCGTCGCAGCTTAAGGCTGCCCATCCCGACGCTGCAGCTCCGATCGCGCACCAGCATCATCATCACGATGCAAAAGGTCATCCGTCAGCGGTGCATTCTCCATCGCGCTCGGATAGCCAGCCGGCCTGGCTCGCTTCGCTCGACCTCTGTGGTTACTGTGAGCTGTTGACGCTGAGTCCGCCGTTGGTGCTGGCCTTCGCACCTGCGTTGCCTTATTTCCCGCCTGTTTACGCACGGCTGATTCCTCAACAGCCGCTGCCGGCCATGCCACGCCTCACCGGCGGATATGCGCGGGCCCCACCCGTATTCCACTGCTGA
- a CDS encoding deoxyribonuclease yields the protein MRCYSLLLLALLFPVQLHADAPRTFREAKKIAWQLYAERPVDFYCRCAFKGKQIDLASCGYIPRKQPKRAARVEWEHIVPAWVIGHQRQCWQDGGRKHCTSTDPVFSQAEADLHNLVPVVGEVNGDRSNYGFGMLSEKPSQYGACPFVVNFKQRTAMPPAYARGAIARTYLYMSERYGLRLSKQDRRLYDIWNRQFPIDEWERWRNRSVACVQGNANPYIGAVDLRRCGRSLSRAASAPGREG from the coding sequence ATGCGCTGTTACAGCCTGCTTCTGCTCGCCCTGCTTTTTCCTGTTCAGCTACACGCTGACGCTCCACGCACCTTTCGCGAGGCCAAGAAAATCGCCTGGCAGTTGTACGCCGAGCGACCCGTGGATTTCTATTGCCGCTGTGCCTTCAAGGGCAAACAGATCGACCTGGCCAGTTGTGGCTACATTCCGCGCAAGCAGCCCAAGCGTGCCGCGAGGGTGGAATGGGAGCACATCGTTCCCGCATGGGTGATCGGCCATCAGCGCCAATGCTGGCAGGACGGTGGACGCAAACACTGCACGTCTACCGACCCGGTGTTCAGCCAGGCCGAAGCGGATCTGCACAATCTGGTACCGGTGGTTGGTGAAGTGAACGGCGACCGCAGCAATTACGGCTTCGGCATGCTCAGCGAGAAGCCCAGCCAGTACGGCGCTTGCCCCTTCGTGGTGAACTTCAAGCAACGCACGGCCATGCCACCGGCCTACGCCCGCGGCGCCATTGCCCGCACTTACCTGTACATGAGCGAGCGCTACGGCCTGCGGCTGTCGAAGCAGGATCGCCGCCTGTATGACATATGGAATCGCCAATTCCCAATCGACGAGTGGGAACGGTGGCGCAACCGCAGCGTCGCCTGCGTTCAGGGCAACGCCAACCCATACATCGGAGCAGTCGATTTGCGGCGCTGCGGCCGTTCGCTTTCGCGTGCGGCCTCAGCACCTGGCCGAGAAGGTTAG
- a CDS encoding hydrolase, producing MLINAQDSTLVIIDIQERLFPAIEDHTTLAEHSAWLIQVAQRVGVPVLVTEQYSKGLGPTIAALRDGMADEAIIEKLHFSAARDGELFRRPGGDRKQVIISGIETHICVLQTALDLLARGNQVFVVEEAVGSRRASDKALGLARMQQAGASIVSREMVAFEWMEQAGTELFRSISREFIR from the coding sequence ATGCTCATCAATGCGCAGGATTCGACGCTTGTCATCATCGACATTCAGGAACGGCTATTTCCCGCCATCGAAGACCACACCACGTTGGCCGAGCACAGCGCCTGGCTGATCCAGGTTGCCCAACGCGTCGGTGTGCCGGTGCTGGTCACCGAGCAGTACAGCAAGGGCCTCGGGCCTACGATCGCAGCCCTGCGCGATGGCATGGCTGACGAGGCGATCATCGAGAAGCTGCATTTTTCCGCAGCGCGCGATGGCGAACTGTTCAGGCGTCCCGGTGGCGACCGCAAGCAGGTCATCATCAGCGGCATCGAAACCCATATCTGCGTACTGCAGACCGCGCTCGACCTGCTGGCTCGCGGCAATCAGGTATTCGTGGTCGAAGAGGCTGTCGGATCGCGCCGCGCCAGTGATAAGGCGCTGGGCCTGGCACGCATGCAGCAGGCCGGTGCCAGCATCGTTTCGCGAGAGATGGTCGCGTTCGAATGGATGGAGCAGGCGGGTACCGAGCTATTCCGTTCCATCAGCCGCGAGTTCATTCGCTGA
- a CDS encoding amidohydrolase, producing MRDLTNLPDLELALIQTTLVWQDASANRERFIGLLDDARGADLIVLPEMFTTAFSMNSAELAEPEEGPTYAWLREQAARMEAVITGSVIIEAADGSHRNRLLWARPNGEILHYDKRHLFRMAGEHKHYTAGEKQALFELNGWHVRPLICYDLRFPVWSRDPHDTDLLLYTANWPAARRNAWNRLLPARAIENLCYVAAVNRVGEDGKGYPYSGDSQVLDYLGDPLLKAGDADGVFRASLRAADLAKFRSKFPAYHDGDAFELSL from the coding sequence ATGCGCGATCTGACTAATTTACCCGACCTTGAACTGGCCCTGATCCAGACGACGCTCGTCTGGCAGGACGCCTCTGCCAATCGTGAGCGCTTCATCGGGTTGCTGGATGATGCCCGCGGCGCGGACTTGATTGTGTTGCCCGAGATGTTCACCACGGCCTTTTCGATGAACTCCGCCGAGCTCGCCGAGCCTGAAGAAGGCCCGACCTACGCCTGGCTGCGCGAGCAGGCGGCCCGTATGGAGGCGGTGATCACCGGCAGCGTAATCATCGAGGCCGCCGATGGCAGCCATCGCAACCGTCTGCTCTGGGCCCGGCCGAACGGCGAAATTCTGCATTATGACAAGCGCCATCTGTTTCGCATGGCGGGGGAGCATAAGCACTACACGGCGGGCGAAAAACAGGCTCTGTTCGAACTCAACGGCTGGCACGTGCGCCCGCTGATCTGCTATGACCTGCGCTTTCCGGTGTGGAGCCGCGATCCCCATGACACCGACCTTCTCCTTTATACGGCCAATTGGCCGGCAGCCCGGCGTAATGCCTGGAATCGCCTGTTGCCAGCACGCGCGATCGAGAACCTCTGCTATGTCGCGGCGGTGAATCGGGTCGGGGAAGATGGTAAAGGCTACCCCTACAGTGGTGACAGCCAAGTACTGGACTATCTCGGTGACCCGCTGCTGAAGGCCGGTGACGCCGATGGGGTGTTTCGCGCTTCACTTCGCGCTGCCGATCTGGCCAAGTTCCGCAGCAAGTTTCCTGCCTACCACGATGGCGACGCGTTTGAACTGAGCCTATAG
- a CDS encoding hydroxyacid dehydrogenase — MSTTIGYAAFDPSTPLAPHTFSRRAVGPNDVQIDILFCGVCHSDLHTARNEWHNTLYPSVPGHEIVGRVSAVGESVNRFKVGDIAGVGCLVDSCQSCPSCGEGLEQYCENGFVGTYNGPAFGGGENTFGGYSDNIVVNEKFVLRISHTEDKLAAVAPLLCAGITTYSPLRQWKVGPGQKVGVVGLGGLGHMAVKIANAMGAHVVLFTTSPGKKEDALRLGASEVVVSKNQDEMSAHLNSFDFILNTVAAPHNLDAFLSLLKRDATMTLVGAPASPHPSPSVFGLIFKRRRLAGSLIGGIAETQEMLDFCAEHNIVSDIEMIDIQTINEAYDRMLKSDVKYRFVIDMASLKSA, encoded by the coding sequence ATGAGCACAACCATCGGTTACGCCGCATTTGATCCAAGCACACCACTCGCACCTCATACCTTCTCGCGCCGTGCCGTAGGGCCGAACGATGTGCAGATCGACATTCTCTTCTGCGGCGTCTGCCATTCGGATCTGCACACCGCCCGCAACGAATGGCACAACACCCTCTACCCCTCCGTTCCGGGCCACGAGATCGTTGGCCGGGTCAGTGCCGTTGGCGAGTCGGTCAACCGCTTCAAGGTCGGCGACATCGCTGGCGTCGGCTGCCTGGTCGACAGCTGTCAGAGCTGCCCCTCTTGCGGCGAGGGCCTCGAGCAGTATTGCGAGAATGGTTTTGTCGGCACCTACAATGGTCCCGCGTTCGGCGGTGGCGAGAACACCTTTGGCGGCTATTCCGACAACATCGTGGTGAACGAGAAATTCGTCCTGCGCATCTCACATACTGAAGACAAGCTTGCCGCTGTCGCGCCCTTGCTATGTGCAGGCATCACCACCTATTCGCCGCTGCGCCAGTGGAAGGTTGGCCCTGGTCAAAAGGTCGGCGTGGTCGGTCTCGGAGGCCTTGGGCATATGGCGGTGAAGATCGCCAATGCCATGGGCGCGCATGTCGTGCTGTTCACCACCTCGCCCGGCAAGAAGGAAGACGCCCTGCGTCTGGGCGCCAGCGAAGTTGTGGTGTCGAAGAACCAGGACGAGATGAGCGCGCACCTGAACAGCTTCGACTTCATTCTCAATACCGTTGCAGCGCCCCACAATCTTGATGCTTTCCTGTCGCTGCTCAAGCGCGACGCGACCATGACCCTGGTGGGGGCACCGGCTTCGCCGCATCCCTCGCCGAGCGTGTTCGGCTTGATTTTCAAGCGCCGTCGTTTGGCCGGCTCGCTGATTGGCGGCATTGCCGAAACGCAGGAGATGCTCGACTTTTGCGCCGAACACAACATCGTCTCGGATATCGAGATGATCGATATCCAGACCATCAACGAGGCCTACGACCGCATGCTCAAGAGTGACGTGAAATACCGCTTCGTCATCGACATGGCCTCGCTGAAGTCTGCGTAA
- the leuA gene encoding 2-isopropylmalate synthase, which translates to MTMLKDPSNKYRAFPVINLPDRTWPSQTITQAPIWLSSDLRDGNQSLIEPMDAAKKMRFFKTLVQIGLKEIEVGFPSASQTDFDFVRELIQGGHIPDDVTIQVLTQAREDLITRTFESLKGAKRAIVHYYNATAPSFRRIVFNQDKAGVVNIAVAAAQVVKRLADAAPETDWRFEYSPEVFSSTETDFAVEVCNAVIDVFQPTPEKKLILNLPATVEAATPNIYADQIEYFGCQINKRDCVLISLHTHNDRGTGVAATELGLMAGADRVEGCLFGNGERTGNVDLVTVALNMYSQGVDPQLDFSDIDAVRKVVEECNQLPVHPRHPYVGDLVHTAFSGSHQDAIRKGFSQQDPNGVWEVPYLPIDPADIGRSYEAVIRVNSQSGKGGITYLLEQEYGISLPRRMQIEFSQVVQKETDRLGLEMNAKQIYSLLEGEYLQATAPYALKSHRLQEENGTSAVEVEVTSEGETMHWRGIGKGPLEALVAGLPVKLEIMDYHEHSIGAGSNARAAAYIEVRLDGERPLHGIGIDENITTASIRALFSALNRALREAELKAA; encoded by the coding sequence ATGACCATGCTCAAAGATCCTTCAAACAAATATCGCGCGTTTCCGGTGATCAATCTGCCTGACCGTACCTGGCCATCGCAGACCATCACTCAGGCTCCGATCTGGCTGAGCTCCGATTTGCGCGACGGCAACCAGTCGCTGATCGAGCCGATGGACGCGGCGAAGAAGATGCGTTTCTTCAAGACGCTGGTGCAGATCGGCCTGAAGGAGATCGAAGTGGGCTTTCCCTCGGCATCGCAGACCGATTTTGATTTCGTTCGCGAGCTGATCCAAGGTGGGCATATTCCGGATGACGTCACCATTCAAGTGCTGACCCAGGCTCGCGAGGACCTGATCACCCGCACCTTCGAATCGCTCAAGGGTGCCAAACGGGCCATCGTTCATTACTACAACGCGACGGCACCGAGCTTCCGCCGCATCGTGTTCAACCAAGACAAGGCTGGTGTGGTGAACATCGCCGTCGCCGCTGCGCAGGTGGTCAAGCGTCTCGCCGATGCGGCGCCGGAAACCGATTGGCGCTTCGAATATTCGCCCGAGGTGTTCAGCTCCACTGAGACCGACTTCGCCGTCGAGGTCTGCAACGCGGTGATCGACGTATTCCAACCGACGCCTGAGAAGAAGCTGATCCTCAACCTGCCGGCCACCGTTGAGGCCGCCACTCCGAATATCTATGCCGACCAGATTGAATATTTTGGCTGCCAGATCAACAAGCGCGACTGCGTGCTGATTAGCCTGCACACCCACAACGACCGCGGCACGGGCGTTGCTGCCACCGAATTGGGCCTGATGGCCGGGGCGGATCGCGTCGAGGGCTGCCTGTTCGGCAACGGCGAGCGCACCGGCAATGTCGATCTGGTGACCGTAGCGCTGAACATGTACAGCCAGGGTGTCGATCCGCAGTTGGATTTTTCCGACATCGATGCCGTGCGCAAGGTCGTCGAGGAATGCAACCAGTTGCCGGTCCATCCGCGCCATCCCTACGTCGGCGATCTGGTTCACACAGCTTTCTCCGGCTCACACCAGGACGCGATTCGCAAAGGCTTCAGCCAACAGGATCCGAATGGCGTGTGGGAAGTGCCCTACCTGCCAATCGACCCGGCTGACATCGGTCGCAGCTACGAGGCGGTGATTCGCGTCAACAGTCAGTCCGGCAAAGGCGGCATCACCTACTTGCTGGAGCAGGAGTACGGCATCAGCTTGCCGCGCCGGATGCAGATCGAGTTCAGCCAGGTGGTGCAGAAGGAAACCGATCGTCTGGGACTGGAGATGAACGCCAAGCAGATCTACTCCCTGCTGGAGGGTGAATACCTGCAAGCCACGGCGCCGTACGCCCTGAAGAGCCATCGTTTGCAGGAAGAAAACGGCACCAGCGCTGTGGAGGTGGAAGTCACCAGCGAGGGTGAAACCATGCACTGGCGCGGGATCGGCAAGGGGCCGCTGGAAGCGCTGGTCGCCGGCTTGCCGGTGAAGCTGGAGATCATGGATTACCACGAGCACTCGATCGGTGCCGGCAGCAATGCACGGGCCGCGGCCTATATCGAAGTGCGTCTGGATGGCGAGCGCCCGCTGCATGGCATCGGCATTGACGAAAACATCACCACCGCCAGCATTCGCGCCTTGTTCAGCGCCCTCAACCGGGCACTGCGTGAGGCCGAGCTGAAAGCAGCCTGA
- a CDS encoding DUF2784 domain-containing protein: MLYRIGADAVLMLHLGFILFVLLGGLLVAWKRGFLLLHLPAMAWGIFVELSGRPCPLTHWENLLRRLAGDAGYDAGFVEHYLLPLIYPAWLSVPVQYLLAAVVVVVNLLIYGGLLWRNRHRHAAER, from the coding sequence ATGCTTTATCGTATTGGGGCCGATGCCGTGCTGATGCTGCACCTCGGCTTTATCCTCTTCGTATTGCTGGGGGGCTTGCTGGTCGCCTGGAAGCGCGGCTTTTTGCTGTTGCATCTGCCCGCGATGGCGTGGGGAATATTTGTAGAGCTGAGCGGGCGCCCCTGCCCACTCACCCATTGGGAAAACCTGCTAAGGCGGCTGGCAGGGGACGCAGGCTACGACGCCGGCTTCGTCGAGCACTATTTGCTGCCGCTGATCTATCCGGCCTGGTTGAGCGTACCGGTGCAGTACCTGCTGGCCGCCGTGGTGGTCGTCGTCAACCTACTGATCTACGGGGGCCTGCTGTGGCGCAATCGTCACCGACACGCCGCAGAACGCTGA
- a CDS encoding mechanosensitive ion channel protein MscS gives MQEELNTWLAWLSEHAELQTLVSSAALIFAAWLANWVVKRILVRGLYKVLRSSRETELQDFGIIRRLSNIVPALVLSVGVNAVPGLPEAAVTVVRNVCGGFIVLTIALALGALLDIINMMYRRRSDAHVHPIKGYLQVIKIVIYAVATILIIATLIDRSPLILLSGLGAMAAVLLLIFQDTILSLVASVQITSNDLIRVGDWVEMPQLNVDGDVIDIALHTVKVQNWDKTISNIPTKRFISDSFKNWRGMQESGGRRIKRSLFLDQQSVHFLSSDECERLHRFNLLDEYLTEKRREIDEWNAKLEERGKEPVNTRRITNIGSFRAYVERYLRSHGGIHQGMTLMVRQLSPTADGLPLEIYCFTNTVAWTQYEAIQSDIFDHLLAILPEFGLRVFQHPSGADMREGYGSVSQLLSRPMPQLPQPSDRLDDDKIQDG, from the coding sequence ATGCAAGAAGAATTGAACACCTGGCTGGCATGGCTGAGCGAACATGCAGAGCTGCAGACACTTGTGTCCAGCGCCGCGCTGATATTCGCCGCCTGGCTCGCCAACTGGGTGGTCAAACGGATCCTCGTCCGCGGCCTGTACAAGGTGCTGCGCAGCTCACGTGAAACCGAGTTGCAGGATTTCGGCATTATCCGTCGGCTGTCCAACATCGTACCGGCGCTGGTGCTTTCCGTTGGCGTAAACGCTGTACCGGGCTTGCCGGAAGCAGCTGTCACGGTGGTGCGCAACGTGTGTGGTGGTTTCATCGTACTCACCATCGCGCTCGCTCTGGGCGCGCTGCTGGACATCATCAATATGATGTACCGGCGCCGATCGGATGCGCATGTGCACCCGATCAAGGGCTATCTGCAAGTCATCAAGATCGTGATTTATGCGGTCGCGACCATTCTCATCATTGCCACTCTGATCGATCGCTCACCACTGATCCTGCTGTCCGGCCTCGGCGCCATGGCCGCGGTCCTACTTTTGATCTTCCAGGACACCATCCTTTCGCTGGTGGCCAGCGTACAGATCACCTCCAACGATTTGATCCGCGTCGGCGACTGGGTGGAAATGCCGCAGCTGAATGTCGATGGCGACGTCATCGACATCGCGCTGCATACCGTGAAGGTGCAGAACTGGGACAAGACCATCAGCAACATCCCGACCAAGCGCTTTATCAGCGACTCGTTCAAGAACTGGCGGGGCATGCAGGAAAGCGGCGGCCGCAGGATCAAGCGCAGCCTATTTCTGGATCAGCAAAGCGTGCATTTTCTCAGCAGCGACGAATGCGAGCGCCTGCATCGTTTCAACCTGCTCGATGAATACCTCACCGAAAAACGCCGAGAGATTGACGAGTGGAATGCCAAGCTTGAAGAGCGCGGCAAGGAGCCGGTGAATACTCGACGCATCACCAACATTGGCAGCTTCCGTGCCTACGTAGAGCGCTACCTGCGCAGCCATGGAGGCATTCACCAAGGCATGACCCTGATGGTGCGCCAGCTCAGCCCTACCGCTGACGGCTTGCCGCTCGAGATTTACTGCTTCACCAACACCGTCGCCTGGACCCAGTACGAGGCCATCCAGTCAGACATTTTCGATCACCTACTGGCGATCCTGCCCGAGTTCGGCCTGCGCGTGTTCCAGCACCCGAGCGGTGCGGACATGCGCGAGGGCTATGGCTCGGTCAGCCAGCTGCTTAGCCGACCGATGCCGCAGTTGCCCCAACCGAGCGACCGGCTCGACGACGACAAGATCCAGGACGGCTGA